The window AGGCCTTCAGATATGTATATATCGTAACCGATCCGGGAGTGAGCTTTGCAAAGGCATCTATGCTTTACGAATCTCTTCCTGAAACTTATCGCGGCTCTTTCCGTTGCAGTGATCCGGAGATTAATAAAATATGGGATGTGGCTGCTTATACAATGCATCTTACTACCCGTGAATTCTTTATTGATGGTATTAAGCGCGACCGCTGGGTGTGGAGTGGCGATGCCATTCAAAGTTATCTGATGAATTATTATTTGTTCTTCGATTCTCACACAGTAGGACGCACTATAAATCTGCTTCGCGGTAAGGATCCTGTTACTTCGCATATTAATACTATCATGGATTATACGTTCTACTGGTTCCTTAGTGTATATGATTACTATCTGTATACTGGTGACCGTCATTTAATTGAACAACTTTATCCGAAGATGGCTACCATGATGGATTATGTGCTGGGAAGAACCAATAAAGATGGCATGGTCGAAGGTATGACCGGCGACTGGGTCTTCGTGGACTGGGCAGATGGTTATATGGATAAGCACGGCGAACTGAGCTTTGAACAGATATTGTTCTGCAAGAGTTTGGAAACAATGGCTGTGTGTGCTGATCTTACCGGAAATAAAGAGGATAAAGCAAAATATGATAAGTTGGCAACTTCTCTTAAATCGAAATTGGAACCTGCATTCTGGAATAACCAGAAACAAGGGTTTGTTCATAACCGTTTGAATGGAAAGCAAAGTGAACAGGTAACCCGCTATGCAAATATGTTTGGAATCTTGTTTGATTATCTGGATAATCAGAAAAAACAGGCCGTTAAGAAGTCGGTTATACTGAATAATTCTATTATGAAGATATCAACTCCTTACATGCGTTTCTATGAATTGGAATCTCTTTGTGCACTTGGCGAACAGACTAATGTAACCAAAGAAATAAAGGATTACTGGGGTGGAATGCTTAAACTGGGTGCTACTTCTTTCTGGGAAAAATATAATCCGGAAGACAAGGGCAGCAAACATTATGAAATGTATGGCCGTCCGTTCGGAAAAAGTCTTTGTCACGCTTGGGGATCAAGTCCTATTTACTTGTTAGGTAAATATTATCTGGGAGTGAAACCTTTGAAACCTGGATATAGTGAGTTCGCCATCAATCCTTCTTTAGGTGGGTTGAAATGGATTGAAGGAACGGTTCCTACCCCTAAGGGAGGTATTCATGTGTATATGGATAAAAAAACAATCAAGGTTAAAGCCGGCGAGGGAAAAGGTTATCTTACTTTCAAGAGTAAAATCAAACCTAAAGCATCTACCGGAGTTGTTGAGAAACTTTCTAACGATGAATATCGTATCTTAATTGAAGGCAATAATGCAGAAGTTACGGTAAACTACCGTAATTAGTCATAATAGCTTTGAATATAAAGAGCGAAGAAGCAGGTTATTATCCATGCTCCTTCGCTCTTTTTTATTTATAACTAACTCATTCTTCCGTACATCTGGGTGTACGCACTTTCTACACGTGGGTGTACCGTCAGAGTCCATCCGGGTGTACGTAATGGAAGCCCCTTTCTTTCTTGAGGAAATTGCACGCTTTTGAGTACATTCCTCCTTTGTTTTCGTCTCATTTTTATAACATTATAAACTTATTTGAACGATGACGAAACTGAAAGTATTGACCTTGTGTGGATTGGCTTGTCTTTTTGCTTCATGCCAAAAGAATGCAGTGTCGATAATTACTTCGCCTACAGC of the uncultured Bacteroides sp. genome contains:
- a CDS encoding alpha-L-rhamnosidase C-terminal domain-containing protein, whose protein sequence is MKRNFLLILLIVLSVSSMKAQKATWIWYPGDYEIWLGNNMNNNRTERGAFFPPFWKMDSHYVLVEFSKKLNLFKPEEITIAVEGRYNVKLDGKLLFGAPKTLIIPEGKHSLNIKVHNQATVPAIYVSGKTIHSDQSWKVTYEDKEWIDESGKASDTSATTYMDAASWNFNDPSQLPSQFKLHTEPANAVSCTPQTQGVLVDFGKETFGYIKLEQLKGNGKVNIFYGESKEEAMSTGSCETLDRFEVNNAEAKDYTVQGSKAFRYVYIVTDPGVSFAKASMLYESLPETYRGSFRCSDPEINKIWDVAAYTMHLTTREFFIDGIKRDRWVWSGDAIQSYLMNYYLFFDSHTVGRTINLLRGKDPVTSHINTIMDYTFYWFLSVYDYYLYTGDRHLIEQLYPKMATMMDYVLGRTNKDGMVEGMTGDWVFVDWADGYMDKHGELSFEQILFCKSLETMAVCADLTGNKEDKAKYDKLATSLKSKLEPAFWNNQKQGFVHNRLNGKQSEQVTRYANMFGILFDYLDNQKKQAVKKSVILNNSIMKISTPYMRFYELESLCALGEQTNVTKEIKDYWGGMLKLGATSFWEKYNPEDKGSKHYEMYGRPFGKSLCHAWGSSPIYLLGKYYLGVKPLKPGYSEFAINPSLGGLKWIEGTVPTPKGGIHVYMDKKTIKVKAGEGKGYLTFKSKIKPKASTGVVEKLSNDEYRILIEGNNAEVTVNYRN